The following are encoded in a window of Bacillota bacterium genomic DNA:
- the smc gene encoding chromosome segregation protein SMC, giving the protein MYLKYLELVGFKSFGKRVRMVFEPGLIAIVGPNGSGKSNVVDAIRWVLGEQSMKNLRGDQLDDVIFAGTKEARPLGKAKVELTLDNSSGLLPVEFAEVSVSRTVYRNGDSEFAINRQSCRLRDIQELFLGTGLGRDGYGIIGQGQVDAFLAASSTERRLVLEEVAGISLYQRKKAEALRRLEQTASTLVRVQDLLGELSRQLEPLRTEAERAREYARLQEELTKLELQIARTRIEQYRGEEGKLKEQLAAAKAQLDQVLGKLSQLKQSREQIKERAEELASTYESHRTRLYELRTALEKNAAALLMVEERQERYGEEQAAQREGVTRAQVRREELTACLQAVEERQQTLEVTQRELVAKKEEISVQRQGRQRDLAALERQLEEGQHQLTQYANQVAVLQEKLQTAQASQAEKQAHLDKLQAQEGELARELERAQARLAQWRQNLVDKEAKLADTENSVAHQTQLIQGGEATLVSLQAGLAKSREDLQRVRAQQRTLLDLQESSYFQGVRSVLKARLPGIIGTVGELLTVPAEYELALEVALGNNIQDIVVEHMEAALGAIDYLKKRRGGRATFLPLDVLQPEGPLRVESFPGLVGIAADLVEIDPQYQVVAQHLLGRVLIVERLEDAQPVLERLKRRPRIVTLDGDFISPSGSITGGTPRKERSGLLARRRRLVETQRELAELTNTINQLEIQRKEQEEILRQQRDQNEALRARREELLLAVQAAQHEVRSAQEHVDRVEEQLAKQRSERESWEEQESLLASSFAAYRRELAQVTEAHAGLLERLEAAKTAQQELRRVLEGLEREFTAVAVELAKVDEGLKKVRQDRERYNKELEALGQEIADRHRALAQLAAELEKAQGAKEEHQGRRIKLQEEEAATGNLLEELSGQQEKLGQEAKVLDDQIQAAEQEAAQLEQWTNKLTFNLREVSLRLEQLKEELGEKYGLSLEEVTKHPPLEGALDQARTQVSRLRAQLRELGTVDPSSIQRYEETQERYEFLSAQYRDLLDARGAIEKLIQRIQRECEVRFQKTFEQVKKEFSKTFRQLFNGGTAELRLVELEEGGTKGLELYVSPPGKRVQNINLLSGGERALTGIAFLMSVLRVRPTPFCILDEIDAALDEANLERFIRLVREMADKIQFLVITHRPATMEAADIVYGVTMQESGISKVISLRMTEAVS; this is encoded by the coding sequence ATGTATCTTAAATACCTGGAATTGGTCGGCTTTAAATCCTTCGGAAAACGGGTGCGCATGGTCTTCGAACCCGGTCTTATTGCCATTGTGGGCCCGAACGGTAGCGGTAAGAGCAACGTGGTGGACGCCATCCGTTGGGTCCTGGGGGAACAGAGCATGAAGAACCTCCGGGGGGATCAGCTGGATGATGTGATCTTTGCGGGGACCAAAGAGGCCCGTCCCTTAGGTAAAGCGAAAGTGGAACTTACTTTAGATAACAGCAGTGGCCTTCTGCCGGTGGAGTTTGCCGAAGTCTCCGTCTCTCGGACGGTGTACCGCAACGGAGATAGCGAGTTTGCCATCAATCGGCAAAGTTGTCGCTTGCGGGATATCCAGGAGCTGTTTTTGGGTACGGGCCTGGGCCGGGACGGCTACGGGATCATCGGCCAGGGCCAGGTGGACGCCTTCTTGGCCGCCAGCAGCACCGAACGCCGTCTCGTGCTGGAGGAAGTGGCGGGTATTAGCCTCTACCAGCGCAAGAAGGCCGAAGCCCTCAGGCGCCTGGAACAGACTGCCTCCACCCTGGTGCGGGTGCAGGACCTACTAGGGGAATTGAGCCGCCAATTGGAGCCGCTGCGCACCGAGGCCGAGCGGGCCCGGGAGTATGCCCGACTCCAGGAGGAACTCACCAAGCTGGAACTGCAGATTGCCCGGACTCGGATCGAACAGTACCGGGGCGAGGAAGGGAAGCTCAAAGAGCAACTGGCCGCGGCCAAGGCCCAATTGGACCAAGTCCTGGGAAAGCTTTCGCAACTGAAGCAGTCCCGGGAGCAGATCAAAGAAAGGGCAGAGGAACTGGCTTCTACCTACGAAAGCCACCGGACCCGTCTATATGAGCTGCGCACTGCTTTGGAGAAAAATGCCGCCGCGCTCCTCATGGTAGAGGAACGTCAGGAACGCTATGGCGAAGAACAGGCGGCCCAAAGAGAAGGGGTCACCCGGGCCCAGGTTCGTCGCGAAGAGCTCACCGCCTGTTTGCAGGCGGTGGAAGAACGGCAACAGACCCTGGAAGTCACCCAAAGGGAGCTTGTGGCGAAGAAGGAGGAAATCAGTGTCCAGCGGCAGGGGCGTCAGCGGGACCTTGCGGCACTGGAAAGGCAGCTGGAAGAAGGACAACACCAGTTAACCCAGTATGCTAACCAGGTGGCGGTGTTGCAAGAGAAGCTCCAGACGGCCCAGGCGAGCCAGGCGGAAAAACAGGCCCACTTGGACAAGCTCCAGGCCCAGGAAGGGGAACTGGCCCGGGAACTGGAAAGGGCCCAGGCGCGCTTGGCCCAGTGGCGACAAAACCTGGTGGACAAAGAGGCAAAACTTGCGGACACCGAAAACTCCGTTGCCCACCAAACCCAGCTGATCCAGGGGGGCGAGGCCACCCTGGTCTCCCTGCAGGCCGGGCTTGCGAAAAGCCGGGAGGATCTGCAGAGGGTCCGGGCTCAGCAGCGGACTTTGCTTGATCTACAGGAATCCAGCTATTTCCAAGGGGTACGTAGTGTCCTGAAGGCAAGGCTCCCGGGAATTATCGGTACCGTGGGGGAGCTTTTGACGGTGCCCGCGGAATACGAGTTGGCTTTGGAAGTGGCCTTGGGGAACAATATTCAGGACATTGTGGTGGAACATATGGAGGCGGCCCTCGGGGCCATCGATTACCTGAAAAAGCGTCGGGGCGGACGGGCCACCTTCCTGCCCCTAGATGTATTACAACCGGAAGGGCCCCTCCGGGTGGAGAGTTTTCCTGGCCTGGTGGGGATCGCCGCGGATCTGGTGGAGATCGATCCCCAGTACCAGGTGGTGGCCCAACATCTGTTGGGCCGGGTGTTGATCGTAGAAAGGCTGGAGGATGCCCAGCCGGTCCTGGAACGCCTAAAACGGCGGCCGCGCATTGTGACCCTCGATGGTGATTTTATCAGCCCTAGCGGTTCCATCACCGGGGGGACCCCCCGGAAGGAACGTTCTGGCCTTTTAGCCCGCCGCCGGCGGCTGGTGGAGACCCAGCGGGAACTGGCGGAACTCACCAATACCATTAACCAGCTGGAGATCCAGCGGAAGGAACAGGAAGAGATACTGCGCCAGCAGCGGGACCAGAATGAGGCCCTACGGGCCCGCCGGGAAGAGTTGCTTTTGGCCGTTCAGGCGGCCCAGCATGAGGTCCGGTCCGCCCAGGAACACGTAGATCGGGTGGAGGAGCAGCTGGCTAAACAAAGGTCCGAACGGGAAAGTTGGGAGGAACAGGAGTCTTTGCTGGCTTCTTCCTTTGCCGCCTATCGGCGGGAGCTGGCCCAAGTGACCGAGGCCCACGCAGGGCTCTTGGAGAGACTAGAAGCCGCCAAGACGGCCCAACAAGAATTGCGACGGGTGCTGGAGGGACTGGAGCGGGAGTTCACCGCCGTGGCGGTGGAACTGGCCAAAGTGGACGAAGGGTTGAAAAAGGTCCGGCAGGACCGGGAACGCTACAACAAGGAGCTGGAAGCCTTAGGCCAGGAGATCGCGGACCGTCACCGGGCCTTGGCGCAACTGGCTGCGGAACTGGAAAAGGCCCAGGGAGCCAAGGAAGAGCACCAAGGCCGCAGAATAAAGCTACAGGAAGAAGAGGCGGCCACCGGAAACCTCCTAGAAGAGCTTTCGGGACAACAGGAGAAACTAGGCCAGGAGGCAAAGGTGCTGGATGATCAGATCCAGGCCGCGGAGCAGGAGGCGGCCCAGCTTGAACAGTGGACCAACAAGTTGACCTTTAACCTGCGGGAAGTCTCTTTGCGGCTAGAGCAGCTTAAGGAGGAGTTGGGGGAGAAGTACGGGCTCTCCCTGGAAGAGGTGACAAAGCATCCGCCCCTGGAGGGCGCCCTGGACCAGGCCCGGACCCAGGTCAGCCGGCTGCGGGCCCAACTGCGGGAGCTAGGTACTGTGGATCCCAGCAGCATCCAACGGTATGAGGAGACCCAGGAACGCTATGAGTTTCTCAGTGCCCAGTACCGGGATTTGCTCGACGCCCGGGGGGCCATTGAAAAACTGATCCAGCGGATCCAAAGGGAGTGTGAGGTCCGCTTCCAGAAGACCTTTGAGCAGGTGAAGAAGGAGTTCAGCAAGACCTTTCGGCAGTTGTTCAACGGAGGGACCGCGGAGCTGCGCCTGGTGGAGTTAGAAGAGGGCGGAACTAAGGGTTTGGAGCTTTACGTCAGCCCGCCGGGTAAACGGGTGCAGAATATCAATTTGTTATCCGGGGGTGAGCGGGCCTTGACAGGGATTGCCTTCTTGATGAGTGTCCTGCGGGTACGTCCCACTCCCTTCTGCATCCTCGATGAGATCGATGCCGCTTTGGACGAAGCGAATCTGGAGCGCTTCATCCGGCTAGTGCGGGAGATGGCAGACAAGATCCAGTTTCTAGTGATCACCCACCGTCCCGCCACCATGGAGGCCGCGGACATTGTCTACGGAGTCACCATGCAGGAATCGGGGATCTCCAAGGTGATCTCCCTGCGGATGACGGAAGCCGTATCATGA
- the ftsY gene encoding signal recognition particle-docking protein FtsY, producing the protein MLKRLFGRTKVEEPTQEVVEEKEVPKKPVEKKEGFFSRLRSGLSKTRAGLVGKVEQILGAYQKIDEELYEELEEALIMADVGVNTTLKLMEELREKVKEQKITEPKALKGLLQESLVELLGSQTAPLAKNEQGTTVYLVVGVNGSGKTTSIGKLAAQLKEGGNSVLLCAADTFRAAAIDQLEEWSNRVGVPIIKHQAGADPAAVVYDGIQAAKSRGVDYLIVDTAGRLHTQKNLMQELAKIERVLERELGTKPHEVLLVVDGTTGQNALSQAKLFAQSVHLSGIVLTKLDGTARGGIVVSIADELGIPVKLIGVGEAVGDLQEFRPQAFVEALFATEEE; encoded by the coding sequence ATGCTGAAACGACTATTTGGCAGAACCAAGGTGGAGGAGCCCACCCAGGAAGTGGTGGAGGAAAAGGAAGTCCCTAAGAAACCCGTAGAGAAAAAGGAAGGCTTCTTCAGCCGGCTGCGCTCTGGCCTCAGCAAGACCAGGGCGGGTTTGGTAGGGAAGGTGGAACAGATCCTCGGGGCCTACCAGAAGATCGATGAGGAGCTTTACGAAGAACTGGAAGAGGCCCTGATCATGGCCGACGTAGGGGTGAACACCACCCTGAAGCTGATGGAGGAATTGCGGGAGAAGGTCAAGGAGCAGAAGATCACTGAACCTAAGGCCCTGAAGGGATTGCTCCAGGAGTCCTTGGTGGAACTTTTGGGCAGTCAGACCGCGCCCTTGGCCAAAAACGAACAAGGCACCACCGTCTATTTAGTGGTGGGGGTGAACGGTTCCGGCAAGACCACCAGTATTGGGAAGTTAGCGGCCCAGCTTAAGGAGGGAGGAAATAGTGTGCTTTTGTGCGCTGCGGACACCTTCCGGGCGGCGGCCATCGATCAGCTGGAGGAGTGGTCGAACCGGGTGGGGGTGCCCATCATCAAACACCAGGCGGGGGCTGATCCCGCTGCGGTGGTCTACGATGGGATCCAGGCGGCCAAGTCCCGGGGGGTGGATTATCTGATCGTGGATACCGCCGGGCGCTTGCACACCCAGAAGAACTTGATGCAGGAGCTGGCCAAGATCGAGCGGGTCCTGGAACGGGAACTGGGGACGAAACCCCATGAAGTATTATTGGTGGTGGACGGGACTACCGGCCAAAATGCCCTGTCCCAGGCCAAGCTCTTCGCCCAGTCGGTGCATTTATCGGGGATTGTGCTTACCAAACTGGACGGCACTGCCCGGGGTGGTATTGTGGTCTCCATTGCCGATGAGTTGGGGATTCCGGTTAAACTGATCGGTGTGGGGGAGGCGGTTGGAGACTTACAGGAGTTTCGGCCCCAGGCCTTCGTGGAGGCCCTGTTTGCCACTGAGGAGGAATAA
- a CDS encoding DUF3794 domain-containing protein, with protein MDYKTKTFCPGRDKDFWPVRRKKFKRAPYAIERFKLLRVIGDKIAQIVESATVGLASPAIKVFRVDVELEDLEHSIFCNKVVTQGDIHLQIFYVDETDTVRHEAADLPFETVLELPGLSPDDMEIDIQHRLLSSEVITELLSPTSLSVRVVVDLFVKVSEFVQRDLLVANSNIISTRIIT; from the coding sequence ATGGATTACAAGACAAAGACCTTTTGCCCCGGTAGGGACAAGGACTTCTGGCCCGTAAGACGCAAGAAGTTTAAACGTGCGCCCTATGCTATCGAGCGCTTCAAGCTGTTGCGGGTCATTGGCGATAAGATCGCGCAGATTGTGGAAAGCGCTACTGTAGGTTTGGCATCACCCGCGATCAAGGTTTTCCGAGTGGATGTGGAGCTGGAGGATCTGGAACACTCCATCTTCTGCAACAAGGTCGTGACCCAGGGAGACATCCATCTGCAGATCTTCTATGTGGATGAGACCGATACGGTCCGCCATGAAGCTGCCGACCTCCCCTTCGAAACGGTATTGGAGCTTCCTGGCCTTTCCCCCGATGACATGGAGATCGATATCCAACACCGACTCCTCAGCTCCGAGGTGATCACCGAACTGCTCTCCCCCACTTCCCTATCGGTGCGGGTCGTGGTGGATCTTTTCGTGAAGGTCAGCGAATTCGTCCAGCGGGATTTGTTAGTGGCCAATTCCAATATCATCAGCACCCGGATTATCACGTAA
- a CDS encoding YlxM family DNA-binding protein, protein MEKTLEQTLLFDFYDELLTDKQREIFRLYYHEDLSFGEIAEMFHISRQGVYDILKRAKGQILELEGKLKLVQRYRHNQRVKERMLVSLQQLTDLLHDREAEVPRDLYETVERTLEQLQEDIRSVDADQERGG, encoded by the coding sequence GTGGAGAAAACACTAGAGCAGACCCTGCTATTTGATTTTTACGATGAACTGCTCACGGACAAGCAAAGAGAGATCTTTCGGCTGTATTACCACGAAGACCTGTCCTTCGGGGAGATCGCGGAGATGTTTCACATCAGCCGGCAAGGCGTCTACGATATTCTCAAGCGGGCCAAAGGACAGATCTTAGAATTGGAAGGGAAGTTGAAGTTAGTACAGCGGTACCGACATAACCAGCGGGTCAAGGAACGGATGTTGGTGAGCCTACAGCAGTTGACGGACCTACTTCACGATCGGGAGGCGGAAGTCCCCAGGGATCTTTATGAGACCGTGGAGCGGACCTTAGAGCAGCTGCAGGAAGATATTCGTTCCGTGGATGCGGACCAGGAAAGGGGCGGTTAA
- the ffh gene encoding signal recognition particle protein produces the protein MFEGLAEKLQATLGKLRSRGRLSEQDVETALREVRLALLEADVNYKVVRSFTSRVKERAVGEEVMKSLTPAQQVVKIVHDELRILLGGEEKGLQLSGNPAVLMLVGLQGSGKTTSSAKLALHLKKKGKKPLLVAADVYRPAAVKQLQVLGEQLNVGVFSMGTDHDPVDIAKAGLSHAQSHGYDVVLCDTAGRLHVDAQMMEELVRIKEALNPAEILFVADAMTGQDAVNVAATFNEQLDITGIILTKLDGDARGGAALSIKEVTGKPIKFVGMGEKADALEVFHPDRVASRILGMGDVLSLIEKAEAAISEEEARRLGERILTAQFTLEDFLEQLQQIKKMGPLDQLLGMIPGFSQAKRLQGFEVDEKQMKSIEAIIQSMTPAERNNPEIIDGSRRKRIAAGSGTTVQDVNRLLKQFKQTKQMMKQLGALEKGKKPRGKMRAFFQ, from the coding sequence GTGTTTGAAGGACTGGCAGAAAAACTCCAAGCCACTTTAGGCAAGCTACGCTCCCGGGGTCGGCTCAGCGAGCAAGATGTGGAGACCGCCCTACGGGAAGTGCGGTTGGCTCTGTTGGAGGCTGACGTCAACTACAAAGTGGTGCGGTCCTTTACCAGTCGGGTGAAGGAGCGGGCGGTGGGCGAGGAAGTGATGAAAAGCCTGACTCCCGCACAGCAGGTGGTGAAAATTGTCCATGACGAGCTCCGGATCCTGCTGGGTGGAGAGGAGAAGGGCCTGCAGTTGTCCGGGAATCCAGCGGTGTTGATGCTGGTGGGACTGCAGGGTTCCGGTAAGACCACCTCCTCAGCGAAACTGGCCCTGCACCTGAAGAAGAAGGGGAAGAAGCCCCTGCTGGTGGCCGCAGACGTCTATCGACCGGCTGCGGTGAAGCAGCTGCAGGTGCTAGGTGAACAGCTGAACGTGGGTGTCTTCAGTATGGGTACGGACCATGATCCCGTGGACATTGCCAAGGCGGGACTCAGCCATGCCCAGTCCCACGGGTACGATGTGGTCCTTTGTGATACCGCCGGCCGGTTGCATGTGGACGCGCAGATGATGGAGGAACTGGTCCGGATCAAGGAGGCCCTGAACCCTGCGGAGATCCTCTTTGTGGCCGATGCCATGACCGGGCAGGACGCTGTTAATGTGGCCGCAACCTTCAACGAGCAGCTGGATATTACCGGCATTATTCTCACCAAGCTCGATGGTGATGCCCGGGGCGGGGCGGCCCTCTCCATTAAAGAGGTGACCGGTAAGCCCATTAAGTTTGTGGGGATGGGGGAGAAGGCCGATGCCCTGGAGGTCTTCCACCCGGACCGGGTAGCGTCCCGGATCCTGGGGATGGGGGATGTCTTGAGCCTCATCGAGAAGGCGGAGGCGGCCATCAGCGAGGAGGAGGCCCGCCGGCTCGGGGAACGGATCCTCACCGCCCAGTTCACCCTGGAGGATTTCCTCGAGCAGCTGCAGCAGATTAAGAAGATGGGTCCCTTGGACCAGCTGCTGGGGATGATCCCTGGGTTTTCCCAGGCCAAGCGCCTGCAGGGCTTTGAGGTGGATGAAAAGCAGATGAAATCCATCGAGGCCATTATCCAGTCGATGACGCCCGCCGAGCGGAACAACCCTGAGATCATCGACGGAAGCCGGCGCAAGCGCATCGCCGCAGGCAGTGGGACCACGGTGCAGGATGTGAATCGTCTGCTCAAACAGTTCAAACAGACGAAGCAGATGATGAAGCAGTTGGGGGCCCTAGAGAAGGGTAAAAAACCCCGGGGAAAGATGCGTGCATTTTTCCAGTAG
- the rpsP gene encoding 30S ribosomal protein S16 encodes MAARIRLRRMGAKKRPYYRLVVTDSAKAPQGSYIEAIGHYDPIAEPAQINIDEEKAIDWLMKGAKPSDTARRLLEKSGVMQRFKELRKA; translated from the coding sequence TTGGCAGCAAGAATTAGATTGCGCAGAATGGGTGCGAAGAAGAGACCATACTACCGCCTGGTGGTGACCGACTCCGCGAAGGCTCCGCAGGGTAGCTACATCGAGGCCATCGGCCATTACGATCCCATTGCGGAACCCGCGCAGATTAACATCGATGAGGAGAAGGCCATCGATTGGCTCATGAAAGGGGCGAAACCTTCCGACACCGCCCGCCGCTTGCTGGAGAAATCCGGAGTGATGCAGCGGTTTAAAGAGTTAAGAAAGGCTTAA
- a CDS encoding KH domain-containing protein produces the protein MKELVETIAKALVDQPDEVRVNPVAGEKSVILELTVAPEDMGKVIGKQGRIAKAIRTVVKAAASKEDKTYHVEIID, from the coding sequence GTGAAGGAACTAGTGGAGACAATCGCAAAGGCATTGGTAGACCAGCCCGATGAGGTGCGGGTCAATCCTGTGGCTGGCGAGAAATCGGTGATCCTGGAACTTACGGTAGCCCCCGAAGACATGGGTAAGGTGATTGGCAAGCAGGGACGGATCGCCAAGGCGATTCGGACCGTGGTGAAAGCAGCCGCGTCCAAGGAAGACAAGACCTACCATGTGGAGATCATCGACTAG
- the rimM gene encoding 16S rRNA processing protein RimM, with amino-acid sequence MRRRVAKLSNDELIAIGVVTRPHGINGELRVKVLTDFPDRYSLLERVYLTKGERIEAFPVERVREHQGDQLLQLAGIDTLDEANVWRTAYVKIPKEELVPLPEGSYYVFELIGCTVVTDTGEKIGELVDVLTTAANDVYVVKGKKQEILLPAIRDVVRDFDLSTGTITVRLLPGLVD; translated from the coding sequence GTGCGACGGAGGGTAGCCAAGTTGAGTAACGACGAGCTCATCGCCATCGGGGTGGTCACCAGGCCCCACGGCATCAACGGGGAGCTGCGGGTGAAGGTCTTGACCGACTTTCCCGATCGCTACTCCCTTCTGGAGCGGGTGTACCTGACCAAAGGGGAGAGAATTGAGGCGTTCCCGGTGGAACGGGTCAGGGAACACCAGGGGGACCAGTTGTTGCAGCTGGCGGGGATCGACACCCTCGATGAGGCGAATGTGTGGCGGACGGCCTACGTCAAGATCCCCAAGGAAGAGCTGGTGCCCTTGCCCGAGGGGAGTTACTACGTCTTCGAGTTGATCGGATGTACGGTGGTTACCGACACGGGGGAGAAGATCGGTGAGTTGGTGGATGTGCTGACCACCGCGGCCAACGATGTTTATGTGGTGAAGGGCAAGAAACAGGAGATTCTGTTGCCGGCCATCAGGGATGTGGTCAGGGACTTCGATCTTTCCACAGGGACCATTACCGTCCGCCTGCTTCCCGGGCTTGTAGATTGA
- the trmD gene encoding tRNA (guanosine(37)-N1)-methyltransferase TrmD yields the protein MKIDILTLFPEMFTGPFDHSMIKRAREAEIVEIQLWNIRDFAQDKHRMTDDYPYGGGAGMVMKPEPIVYGLQHVCAKRADLERETVLMSPQGQVFSQDIARELARKEHLVLICGHYEGVDERVYEYIDREISIGDYVLTGGELPAMVVVDVVCRLLPGVLGSGPAAALDDSIAHGLLEYPQYTRPREFAGRAVPEILLSGHHAKIEAWRRKESLRRTLLKRPDLLEKADLQEEDFRLLEEIRQEEGLS from the coding sequence GTGAAGATTGATATTCTGACCCTGTTTCCCGAGATGTTTACAGGGCCCTTTGACCATAGTATGATTAAGCGGGCCAGGGAAGCGGAGATCGTGGAGATTCAGCTGTGGAACATCCGGGACTTCGCCCAGGATAAGCATCGTATGACCGATGATTATCCCTACGGTGGTGGGGCGGGGATGGTCATGAAGCCGGAACCCATCGTCTACGGCCTGCAGCATGTCTGCGCAAAACGGGCGGATCTGGAGCGGGAGACTGTGCTGATGTCGCCCCAAGGCCAGGTCTTTTCCCAGGACATCGCCCGGGAACTGGCCCGCAAAGAGCACCTGGTACTCATCTGTGGCCATTACGAAGGCGTGGACGAACGGGTTTATGAATATATTGACCGTGAGATTTCCATTGGGGACTATGTCCTCACCGGGGGAGAGCTTCCCGCGATGGTGGTGGTGGATGTGGTGTGCCGCCTGTTGCCCGGAGTTTTGGGCAGCGGACCAGCGGCGGCCTTAGACGACTCCATTGCCCATGGGTTATTGGAGTATCCCCAGTATACCCGACCCAGGGAATTTGCCGGGCGCGCGGTGCCTGAGATCTTGCTGAGTGGCCATCATGCCAAGATCGAAGCCTGGCGGCGGAAGGAGTCCCTGCGGAGAACGTTGCTGAAACGACCGGATCTTTTGGAGAAAGCCGATTTACAGGAAGAGGATTTCAGACTTCTGGAAGAGATACGCCAGGAAGAAGGGTTAAGTTAG
- the rplS gene encoding 50S ribosomal protein L19, whose product MELIRAIEQEQLREDIPEFRPGDTVRVHLRVVEGERERIQVFEGVVIKRRGGGLRETFTVRKISQGIGVERTLPLHSPRIAKIEVVRLGKVRRAKLYYLRSRRGKAARIKERR is encoded by the coding sequence TTGGAATTGATTAGAGCCATTGAACAGGAACAGCTGCGAGAGGATATACCGGAATTCCGACCGGGAGACACCGTGCGGGTGCACCTGCGCGTTGTGGAAGGCGAACGGGAACGGATCCAGGTTTTTGAAGGTGTGGTAATCAAGCGCCGGGGCGGCGGCTTGCGGGAGACCTTCACCGTCCGGAAGATCAGCCAAGGTATCGGTGTGGAGCGGACGTTGCCGTTGCATTCTCCGCGCATTGCCAAGATCGAGGTTGTACGCCTGGGTAAGGTACGTCGGGCCAAACTGTACTACCTCCGGTCCAGACGTGGTAAGGCGGCCCGGATCAAGGAAAGGAGATAG
- the lepB gene encoding signal peptidase I: protein MEFIEALVIAVALGLFIVIFIVQSFLVQGQSMEQTLTDGQRLFVDKLTYRFRDPQRGEIVVFKYPSNPSRKFIKRVIGIPGDVVAIRDNVLYLNGVPLEEDYIIGPTRGMYGAPTFGPQTVPEGCYFVLGDNRTNSDDSRYPDVGMVKRELIVGRAIISYWPPSRLGLIRIPEIFKEMEEKQQ from the coding sequence ATGGAGTTTATCGAAGCTCTAGTCATTGCGGTTGCCCTGGGTCTGTTTATCGTGATCTTCATCGTCCAGTCCTTCTTGGTGCAGGGACAATCGATGGAACAGACCTTGACCGACGGACAGCGCCTCTTTGTGGATAAACTCACCTATCGATTTCGAGATCCCCAGCGGGGGGAGATCGTGGTATTCAAATACCCCAGCAATCCCTCCCGGAAGTTCATCAAACGGGTGATCGGGATTCCGGGTGATGTGGTGGCGATCCGGGATAATGTGCTTTACCTGAACGGAGTGCCCTTGGAGGAAGATTACATCATCGGGCCCACCCGGGGGATGTATGGCGCGCCCACCTTTGGTCCCCAAACGGTTCCCGAAGGCTGTTACTTTGTCCTCGGTGACAACCGGACCAACAGTGACGACAGCCGGTATCCCGACGTGGGGATGGTGAAACGGGAATTGATCGTCGGCAGGGCAATCATCAGCTATTGGCCACCTTCCCGGTTAGGTTTGATACGAATTCCCGAGATTTTCAAGGAAATGGAAGAAAAGCAGCAGTAG
- a CDS encoding ribonuclease HII yields the protein MRYIVGVDEAGRGPLAGPVVAAAVCLPPQANLPGVQDSKTLTAARREVLYDQIRNQALAVGLGVVWPEVIDRINILQATHRAMVEAVVDSGVQPDLLLVDGLWVSRLDMAPQVALVKGDALCLSIAAASIVAKVERDRIMVALDQEYPGYGFSKHKGYPTKEHIAAIQALGLCPQHRRTFCQQLQQTTLDLSS from the coding sequence ATGCGGTACATAGTGGGGGTGGACGAGGCGGGCCGGGGTCCCTTGGCGGGCCCCGTGGTGGCCGCCGCCGTCTGCTTGCCTCCGCAGGCAAATCTCCCTGGGGTACAGGATTCCAAGACCCTCACCGCGGCCCGACGGGAGGTTTTGTATGACCAAATCCGTAACCAGGCCCTGGCCGTGGGTTTAGGGGTGGTTTGGCCCGAGGTCATCGATCGGATCAACATTCTCCAAGCCACCCACCGGGCCATGGTAGAGGCGGTGGTGGACAGTGGAGTACAGCCCGATCTTCTCTTGGTGGACGGACTGTGGGTCTCTAGGCTGGATATGGCCCCCCAGGTTGCCCTGGTGAAGGGGGATGCCCTGTGTCTTTCCATCGCCGCGGCCTCCATCGTGGCCAAGGTGGAACGGGATCGGATCATGGTCGCCTTGGACCAAGAATACCCGGGCTACGGGTTTAGTAAACACAAGGGTTACCCCACCAAGGAGCATATCGCGGCGATTCAGGCTTTAGGCCTTTGCCCCCAACACCGCCGCACCTTCTGCCAACAGCTCCAACAGACCACCCTGGACCTTAGCTCCTAG